One genomic region from Fictibacillus marinisediminis encodes:
- a CDS encoding LacI family DNA-binding transcriptional regulator, whose translation MKNITIADVAKHAGVSKSTVSQFLNSRFDYMSEKTKKKIEVTIEELNYQPNIVARSLKQKATFTVGVVVANILHTFSTQIIRAMEDAFHEQGYQIIVCNADDEPEKEKKYIEMLLAKQVDGIMIFPTGSNLDLYERMKQMQFPVVFVDRTINNLNIATVMLDNHMAAKLAVDQLVKKGRKRIALVTTSIIRNISPRVERLEGYKNALIAHGLPVKEEYIKSASADKISSVLEKMFRLASPPEGIVAGNDIVLNEVLKFMKERNLNIPNDAAVIGIDEVPFASFFTPPITTVAQPAAEMAKKSVELLLNQIKNKDENEFVDIYRFKPSLIERDSD comes from the coding sequence ATGAAAAACATTACGATAGCAGATGTAGCCAAACATGCAGGAGTATCAAAAAGCACGGTCTCTCAATTCTTAAACAGCCGTTTTGATTATATGAGCGAGAAAACAAAGAAAAAAATTGAAGTGACCATTGAGGAATTAAACTATCAGCCTAATATTGTAGCACGGAGTTTAAAGCAAAAAGCAACGTTTACGGTTGGGGTAGTGGTCGCCAATATTCTTCATACCTTTTCCACTCAGATCATAAGAGCTATGGAAGATGCTTTTCACGAACAAGGCTATCAGATCATCGTCTGCAATGCGGACGACGAGCCGGAAAAAGAAAAGAAGTATATTGAGATGCTTCTGGCAAAACAAGTGGATGGAATCATGATTTTCCCGACAGGCAGTAACCTCGATCTGTATGAACGAATGAAACAAATGCAATTTCCGGTTGTGTTTGTTGACCGGACGATTAACAATTTGAATATTGCCACGGTTATGCTTGATAACCATATGGCAGCAAAACTGGCTGTTGATCAATTAGTGAAAAAGGGCCGCAAGCGAATCGCGCTGGTTACCACATCGATTATTCGCAACATCAGTCCGCGAGTTGAACGGCTTGAAGGTTATAAGAACGCACTTATAGCCCACGGACTCCCAGTAAAAGAGGAGTATATCAAAAGCGCATCGGCTGATAAAATTTCTTCAGTGCTGGAGAAAATGTTTAGACTTGCTTCTCCTCCAGAAGGCATAGTGGCCGGAAATGATATTGTTCTGAATGAGGTATTGAAATTCATGAAAGAACGGAACTTAAACATTCCGAACGATGCAGCAGTGATAGGGATTGATGAAGTACCCTTTGCCAGCTTTTTTACACCTCCCATTACAACAGTAGCGCAGCCAGCTGCGGAAATGGCAAAGAAATCGGTAGAGCTGCTGCTGAATCAAATTAAAAACAAAGATGAAAATGAGTTTGTTGACATCTACCGTTTTAAGCCAAGCCTTATTGAAAGAGATTCAGACTGA
- a CDS encoding AAA family ATPase — protein MKFVLLFGPQAVGKMTVGHELTKLTDLKLFHNHMTIELVHHFFDYGSKAGSRLVHSFREQIFEEVAKSDLYGLIFTYVWAFNEQSDWDYVEKVCRIFESRGAEVYFVELEADVEERLERNKSEFRLEQKPTKRNLGWSENDLVTSMDKYRLNSLKGEIKRENYLRINNTHLSAGETARMIKEKFQL, from the coding sequence ATGAAATTCGTATTACTATTTGGACCTCAGGCGGTCGGGAAAATGACCGTTGGACACGAGTTAACTAAACTAACAGATTTAAAGCTGTTTCACAATCATATGACGATTGAATTGGTTCATCACTTTTTCGATTACGGATCGAAAGCTGGGAGCCGGCTCGTTCACTCTTTCCGGGAGCAGATCTTTGAAGAGGTAGCCAAAAGTGATCTGTACGGGTTGATTTTCACCTATGTGTGGGCGTTTAACGAACAGAGTGACTGGGACTATGTAGAGAAGGTTTGCAGGATATTCGAGTCCAGGGGCGCAGAGGTTTATTTTGTCGAGCTGGAGGCCGATGTGGAAGAACGATTGGAGCGGAACAAGAGCGAATTCCGGCTTGAGCAGAAGCCGACGAAACGCAATCTGGGGTGGTCGGAAAATGACCTTGTAACCTCTATGGATAAATACAGGCTCAATTCCCTAAAAGGTGAGATTAAGAGAGAGAACTATTTGAGGATCAATAATACACATTTGAGTGCTGGTGAAACAGCGAGGATGATTAAAGAGAAGTTTCAGCTGTAA
- a CDS encoding M15 family metallopeptidase: protein MPEGTNSNPTAFLTDQQDPLISLSRVSPRIEVFPYYYRMNLPGSENDCFLRKGTVEKLIKAAEKLPNGLKLVILDGWRSYETQLALYQAIKADLEAQNLTQEKIQEEISKYVAVPTRDLTKPSPHLTGGAVDLTIADEKSWLDMGTDFDDFTEKAELEWYEKKHQLTQQEETIRDNRRLLRRVMEEGGFVSNAEEWWHYDYGNRRWASTTGNSILYFGISK from the coding sequence GTGCCAGAAGGAACCAACTCAAATCCAACTGCATTTTTAACTGATCAGCAGGATCCTCTCATCTCTTTATCCCGCGTATCCCCAAGAATTGAAGTGTTTCCTTACTATTACCGCATGAATCTGCCAGGATCAGAAAACGATTGTTTTTTGCGAAAAGGCACGGTGGAAAAACTCATCAAAGCAGCAGAAAAGCTCCCGAATGGCCTGAAGCTGGTCATTCTCGACGGCTGGCGTTCCTATGAGACCCAGCTTGCTCTCTATCAAGCCATTAAGGCAGACCTTGAAGCCCAAAACCTTACCCAAGAAAAAATTCAGGAAGAAATCTCAAAATATGTGGCGGTGCCCACTCGTGATCTTACAAAGCCTTCTCCGCATCTGACCGGTGGAGCAGTGGACCTGACGATTGCGGACGAGAAGAGCTGGCTCGACATGGGGACAGACTTTGACGATTTTACCGAAAAGGCAGAGCTTGAATGGTATGAAAAAAAGCATCAGCTGACTCAGCAGGAAGAAACCATCAGGGATAACCGCCGGCTTTTGCGAAGAGTGATGGAGGAGGGGGGCTTTGTTTCCAACGCAGAAGAATGGTGGCACTATGATTATGGAAATCGGAGGTGGGCCAGCACCACAGGCAACAGCATTCTCTATTTTGGTATTTCGAAATAG
- a CDS encoding ABC transporter substrate-binding protein, whose translation MKKKLSLLLIAVMILALLSACVKNSNSTPSNGEDSKDSKAASGKDVLTIATTADQGTIDPAVTMDNSAWKLTYPAYERLVEYDGGSTKVKPGLAKEWKVSKDGKTWTFTLNEGHKFADGTPVDAQAVQKSFERLKKIAKGPSEVYSLVSEIKAENSTTITFKLKENFPPFLSTLAANYGSIVNPKVMDHEQNGDAGQNYLATATMGSGPYKLAKWKKGEYVRLDQNKYAAKKPVFKKVYFKIVADPSAQRLQLEKGEIDVAEGIPVDQVNSVKKMKNAKLLQEPSLLVEYVYVNSSKGNKALQNKKVRQALNYAIDYNKLIDAVQQGYGTQMRGPIPKGLWGHDEQAQQYKYDKAKAKSLLKEAGVSNLSLDLLYSDNKTWWETEALTIQSNLKDIGVKVNLKKVAYATSREMIDKGDFDLALGMWSPDFGDPYAFMNYWFDSKNFGLAGNRAFYKSDAVDQKLRKAATLNDEKKREALYQEAQNMVIDDAPYILLYQKDFLLPMNKNVKGFVYNPMLESMYNLADMSK comes from the coding sequence ATGAAAAAGAAACTTAGTTTGTTACTCATTGCTGTGATGATTCTTGCTTTGCTATCGGCCTGTGTGAAGAATTCAAACTCCACGCCATCCAATGGTGAGGATTCAAAGGATTCGAAAGCCGCAAGCGGAAAGGATGTCCTGACAATCGCGACGACCGCAGACCAAGGGACCATTGATCCGGCGGTAACGATGGATAATTCCGCATGGAAACTTACATATCCGGCATATGAACGCCTTGTGGAGTATGACGGAGGAAGTACGAAAGTAAAACCTGGACTCGCGAAGGAATGGAAAGTAAGCAAAGACGGCAAGACTTGGACGTTCACCCTGAACGAAGGACACAAGTTTGCCGACGGAACCCCTGTGGACGCACAAGCCGTCCAAAAAAGCTTTGAACGCCTCAAGAAAATTGCAAAAGGCCCCTCAGAAGTTTATAGCCTCGTATCAGAAATTAAGGCTGAAAACTCTACAACCATCACGTTTAAACTGAAAGAAAATTTTCCTCCTTTTTTATCAACACTGGCAGCCAACTACGGAAGTATCGTAAATCCCAAAGTCATGGATCATGAACAAAACGGTGACGCAGGTCAAAACTATCTCGCTACTGCAACAATGGGAAGCGGCCCCTATAAACTCGCAAAATGGAAAAAAGGCGAGTATGTAAGACTGGATCAAAACAAATATGCAGCAAAAAAACCGGTATTCAAGAAGGTTTATTTTAAAATTGTTGCCGACCCTTCTGCACAGCGTCTACAGCTGGAAAAAGGCGAGATTGATGTCGCGGAGGGCATTCCTGTAGATCAGGTCAACAGCGTGAAAAAGATGAAAAACGCCAAGCTGCTTCAGGAACCAAGTCTGCTCGTGGAATATGTGTACGTCAACTCCAGCAAAGGCAATAAAGCCCTTCAGAACAAGAAAGTACGTCAGGCTTTGAACTATGCTATCGACTACAATAAATTGATCGACGCGGTACAGCAAGGGTACGGAACGCAGATGCGCGGACCGATTCCTAAGGGTTTATGGGGCCATGATGAACAAGCGCAGCAGTACAAGTATGACAAAGCAAAAGCAAAATCGCTTTTGAAAGAAGCAGGCGTATCCAATTTGAGCCTGGACCTTCTGTATTCGGACAACAAAACCTGGTGGGAAACGGAGGCGTTAACCATTCAGTCGAACCTGAAGGACATTGGTGTAAAAGTAAACCTGAAAAAAGTAGCATACGCGACTTCAAGGGAAATGATCGACAAAGGCGATTTTGATCTGGCGCTTGGAATGTGGAGCCCGGACTTCGGTGATCCGTATGCGTTCATGAACTACTGGTTTGATTCCAAGAACTTCGGACTTGCCGGTAACCGTGCGTTTTACAAAAGCGATGCTGTCGATCAGAAGCTGAGAAAAGCGGCCACGTTAAACGATGAAAAGAAGCGTGAGGCCCTGTATCAGGAGGCTCAGAACATGGTCATTGATGATGCACCTTACATTCTTCTGTATCAGAAGGACTTCCTGCTTCCGATGAACAAAAACGTAAAAGGTTTCGTGTACAATCCGATGCTCGAGAGCATGTACAACCTTGCAGATATGTCCAAATAA
- the hxlB gene encoding 6-phospho-3-hexuloisomerase has protein sequence MNDLNSILLEIQGVLNQVEPNLVESVSEQIGSGKRVFVVGEGRSGFMAKSFAMRLMHLGASVFVVGETITPALKSGDVVVAVSGSGTTKSVVNTAEKARELGCSVIAITTRTDSELAMNATLVAHLHAATKYRGENEAASIQPLGSLFDQCVHVFCDAVCLSYGARQTEDNESAFMRHSNLE, from the coding sequence ATGAATGATTTGAACAGCATATTGCTTGAGATACAAGGTGTGTTGAACCAGGTTGAGCCCAATCTCGTAGAGTCTGTTTCGGAGCAGATAGGCTCTGGAAAACGGGTCTTTGTTGTAGGCGAGGGCAGGTCAGGATTTATGGCAAAATCGTTCGCCATGAGATTAATGCATTTAGGCGCGTCCGTTTTCGTGGTGGGGGAGACGATTACTCCGGCTTTGAAATCGGGTGATGTGGTTGTAGCAGTGTCCGGATCAGGAACAACCAAAAGTGTTGTGAATACGGCGGAAAAAGCAAGAGAGCTTGGATGTTCAGTTATCGCGATTACGACAAGAACGGATTCAGAATTAGCTATGAACGCAACCCTTGTAGCGCACCTTCATGCAGCTACAAAGTACAGAGGAGAGAATGAGGCAGCAAGCATTCAGCCGTTGGGTTCTCTTTTCGATCAATGTGTACATGTTTTTTGCGACGCAGTTTGCTTGAGCTATGGAGCAAGGCAAACAGAAGATAACGAATCTGCTTTTATGCGTCATAGTAATTTGGAATAG
- the hxlA gene encoding 3-hexulose-6-phosphate synthase: MNIQLALDRLSIEEALSITKKVEPYIDWIEVGTSLIKEFGMESVRSLKEAFPHKTIVADSKTFDNAVYEFELCFAAGADVATVLGTAPLVSIEACMETAKRHGKQVMIDLLNTSEEQVKMCSQLEDAILCSHVSKDQQESGEDQGRLHVPSFSDQQVKIAVAGGISIDSFSEIATYSPHVVIIGSGITKAEDPALAAKTFYEMAKQQKENAHE; this comes from the coding sequence GTGAATATTCAACTTGCTCTGGATCGGTTATCGATTGAAGAAGCTTTGTCCATTACAAAAAAGGTGGAGCCATATATCGACTGGATTGAGGTAGGCACTTCGTTGATTAAAGAATTCGGTATGGAAAGTGTACGGAGTTTAAAGGAAGCTTTTCCTCATAAAACGATCGTGGCAGACAGTAAGACGTTTGATAATGCCGTTTATGAATTTGAGCTTTGTTTTGCAGCAGGTGCCGATGTGGCAACGGTGCTCGGAACAGCCCCTCTTGTTTCTATTGAAGCCTGTATGGAGACCGCTAAGAGACATGGCAAACAAGTCATGATTGATCTGCTGAACACATCAGAAGAACAAGTAAAGATGTGCAGTCAATTGGAGGATGCCATTCTTTGTTCACACGTAAGTAAAGATCAGCAGGAAAGCGGAGAAGATCAAGGACGTTTGCATGTCCCGTCTTTTTCTGACCAGCAAGTAAAGATAGCTGTTGCCGGCGGGATTTCGATTGATTCCTTTTCCGAGATTGCAACATACAGCCCGCATGTTGTGATTATCGGGTCTGGCATCACGAAGGCTGAGGATCCAGCGCTTGCTGCTAAAACCTTTTATGAGATGGCAAAACAGCAGAAGGAGAATGCTCATGAATGA
- a CDS encoding putative holin-like toxin — protein MNTFEVISLMLSFGMFVIAVLDFHNHDKKS, from the coding sequence ATGAACACATTCGAAGTCATCTCGTTAATGCTTAGTTTTGGAATGTTTGTTATCGCTGTTCTCGATTTTCATAACCATGATAAGAAATCCTAG
- a CDS encoding sugar phosphate isomerase/epimerase family protein, which translates to MKKIFITLNSFLAEEVLEKGQEHFLPQITHAGAQGAEIRRELFTGDSFSLQELRTQLEEYHLTSVYSAPVEIFNESGSLNKEAAALTIMEAITIGASIVKFSLGHYNMQTSSVMELKVWLASLKIENLDLQITIENDQTEHGGSLKKIHHFLKESKTQQVPVKMTFDIGNWAFTGEDVLSAAKVLSEYVVYLHFKYVDQRNDRLVTLPLPKDDASEWRNLIRYFSTDIPRAIEFPLTDGDEALNYTSLLAEA; encoded by the coding sequence ATGAAAAAAATATTTATTACGTTAAATTCCTTTCTGGCTGAAGAAGTCTTAGAGAAGGGTCAGGAGCATTTTCTTCCGCAGATAACTCATGCAGGGGCACAAGGTGCGGAGATCAGAAGAGAACTTTTTACTGGCGATTCGTTCTCTTTGCAAGAACTTCGCACCCAATTGGAGGAGTATCATTTAACCTCCGTTTATTCGGCACCCGTTGAAATATTTAATGAGTCAGGATCGTTAAATAAAGAGGCGGCTGCATTGACTATTATGGAAGCGATTACAATCGGTGCCTCCATTGTGAAATTCTCACTCGGCCATTACAACATGCAAACATCAAGCGTCATGGAGTTAAAAGTATGGCTTGCTTCATTAAAAATAGAGAATCTCGATTTGCAAATTACGATTGAAAATGATCAGACGGAACATGGCGGTTCCCTTAAAAAAATCCACCACTTCCTTAAGGAATCAAAGACACAGCAGGTTCCTGTAAAAATGACATTTGATATTGGGAATTGGGCGTTTACAGGGGAAGATGTTTTGTCTGCCGCAAAAGTACTATCTGAATATGTAGTCTATCTGCATTTTAAATACGTAGACCAACGGAATGATAGACTTGTAACCTTGCCATTGCCCAAGGATGATGCTTCCGAATGGAGGAACCTCATTCGGTATTTTTCAACTGATATTCCGAGAGCCATTGAGTTTCCTTTAACGGATGGTGATGAAGCGTTAAATTATACTTCTCTTCTTGCTGAAGCGTGA
- a CDS encoding MFS transporter — MMKNSDPLASRKRWMILIPIAFITYSLAYLDRANYGFGVAGGMGEDLNITTSVSSLLASLFFLGYFFFQIPGAIYAEKKSAKKLVFWSLILWGGLATATGFATHVTWLYPIRFFLGVVESAVMPAMLVFLSGWFLKAERSRANTFLILGNPVTVLWMSILSGYLLKAFDWRTMFIFEGAPAILWAFIWWKLVNDRPKEAKWLTAEQKKNLETELQKEQTGMKPVKNYREAFKSKKVIYLSLQYFFWSIGVYGFVMWLPSIISKASKMDIVATGWLSAAPYVLAVIGMLLVSYYSDKTLNRKSFVWVSLLIGALAFYGSYAVGTSNFWLSFGLLVIAGGAMYAPYGPFFAIIPEILPRNVAGGAMALINSMGALGSFVGSYFVGYLNGATGGPSASYIFMAGSLVLSVIFTLLVKINNEHSIQKMEAQSL; from the coding sequence ATGATGAAGAATAGTGATCCATTAGCAAGTAGAAAGCGCTGGATGATCTTAATTCCAATCGCTTTTATTACCTATAGCTTAGCGTATCTTGATCGTGCGAACTATGGTTTTGGTGTTGCAGGTGGAATGGGTGAAGATTTGAATATTACGACCTCTGTTTCATCCCTCCTGGCTTCCTTATTCTTTTTAGGTTATTTCTTTTTTCAGATTCCCGGAGCGATCTATGCTGAAAAGAAAAGTGCAAAGAAGCTCGTCTTCTGGTCATTAATTCTTTGGGGGGGTCTTGCAACAGCTACCGGTTTTGCAACCCATGTCACCTGGCTTTATCCTATCCGTTTCTTTCTGGGCGTTGTTGAAAGCGCTGTTATGCCGGCGATGCTCGTCTTTTTAAGCGGCTGGTTCTTAAAGGCTGAGCGTTCTCGTGCCAACACATTTCTAATTTTAGGAAACCCGGTTACGGTTTTATGGATGTCTATTTTATCCGGTTATTTGTTAAAAGCGTTCGATTGGCGTACGATGTTTATTTTTGAAGGGGCTCCTGCCATTCTATGGGCGTTTATCTGGTGGAAACTTGTGAATGACCGTCCTAAGGAAGCGAAATGGCTGACGGCTGAGCAGAAAAAGAACTTGGAAACTGAGCTTCAAAAAGAACAAACAGGGATGAAACCTGTGAAAAATTACCGTGAAGCCTTTAAATCAAAGAAAGTTATTTATCTTTCTTTGCAATATTTCTTCTGGAGCATTGGTGTTTATGGTTTTGTGATGTGGCTGCCTTCCATTATTTCGAAAGCATCCAAAATGGACATCGTGGCCACAGGCTGGCTTTCAGCTGCCCCTTATGTTCTTGCGGTAATTGGAATGCTGCTCGTTTCCTATTACTCTGATAAAACCCTCAATCGTAAAAGCTTTGTATGGGTTTCACTGCTGATCGGTGCCCTCGCATTTTATGGTTCCTATGCAGTAGGCACGTCAAACTTCTGGCTATCGTTTGGTCTCTTAGTGATCGCTGGCGGGGCAATGTATGCACCATATGGGCCGTTCTTTGCCATCATTCCAGAGATTCTGCCGCGAAACGTTGCGGGAGGAGCCATGGCCTTGATCAATAGCATGGGTGCTTTAGGATCATTTGTAGGCAGTTATTTTGTAGGCTACCTGAACGGAGCGACGGGCGGACCAAGCGCATCCTATATCTTTATGGCAGGCTCCCTTGTGCTATCGGTCATCTTTACGTTGCTTGTGAAAATCAACAATGAGCATAGTATTCAAAAAATGGAGGCTCAGTCCCTGTGA